In Pseudobythopirellula maris, the genomic stretch CAACCTGAAGCAGTACCACCCGTTCCTTCTCGACGCGGACGAGGACGAGGAGGAAGTGCTCAGCGAGTTCGCCAAGCTCGAGACCTTGGGCGACATCGTGGCGATGTACGACCGCCGGCGTGCGAACCACGGCGCCGCCGCCCCGGCCGCCGCACAAGCCGCGCAACCGGCCGCTCAATCGGCCGAAACCGCGGAACCCGAGGCCAACGGCCGCCATGTCGTCAGCGTCGAAGAGGTGTGGGACGACGAAAAAAAAAAGCAATCGAGTTCCCCGCTGAACGCCTCGTCCTGATCTTGGGCGACGCCGAAGGCGTCACGGGGCCGCTGGCCGACGGACTCTCGGCGTGTGGCTACCGCACTTGCGTGCTCGTGCCGGGTGAGCAAAACCGCTGGCTCGGCGACGCCCGAGCCGAGTTCGCCCTCGGCGACGAGTCGGTGCTCGAAGAGCTGCGGCCGATGCTGTGCGGTCGTGAGAACGACGCCGTGGGCGGCGTGATCTCGCTGCTCGGTCTGACCGACTTGGGGCGCCACGCCGAACTCCCCACCGCCGATCAGGTCCGCCGCCTCAGCGACGGTGTGTTCTTGCTTTTCAAGGCTCTGCACGAAGACCTGGTGGGGGTGTGCGAAGAGGGGACCCCGCGCCTGATCAATGTCACGGCCATGGGCGGCCGGTTTGGCCTGGAGGGCTCGGCGGCCGAATTCAACGGCGCCGGGATGCCGATCGCCGCGTCGCCGTTGGTCGGGTTCTTCAAGGGGTACCGCGGCGAGTTGCCCGACTGCGCCCTCACCTGCTTCGACACCTCCGCCGAGCTCTCACACGAGGAACTGGTCGACACGCTCGTCGACGAGTTCGAATCCGATTCGGGCGGCGTGGAGATCGGCCTGGCGCCGGGACGCCGCTGGCGAGTCGTCACCGAAGAGCGACCGGTCGACACGGCCCTGGCGGGCCCGGTGGCCGAGCGCGGCGACGTGTGGCTCATCACCGGCGGCGCCGACGGCGTGACCGCTCTGGTGGCCCGCCCGCTCGCCGAGCTCGGCTGCAAGCTTGTCATCTGCGGACGCTCGCCGCTTGTGGACGAGTCCCCCGACACGGCGGCCCTCGACCCGGGCGCCTTGCGGGGCCACCTGATCACGGCGGCCCGCGACGCGGGCGAGAAGCCGGTGCCGGCCGAGATCGAGAAGCGGGTGCAACGCTTGCTCAAGAACCGCCGCATCGCCGAGAACCTCGCCTTGTTCCGTTCGCTCGGAGGCGAGGCGGAGTACGTTTCGTGCGACGTCCGCGACGACGCCGCCTTCGGCGCGGCGATCGACGGCATTTACGAGCGCTACGGCCGCCTCGACGGCGTGGCCCACGGCGCCGGGGTGATCTACGACCGGCTGGTCGAGGGCAAGACGCCCGAGATGTTCCGGGCCGTGACCGAGACCAAGATCGCCTCGGCCCTGACGCTGGCCCGCAAGGTGCGGCCCGCGGGGCTCAAGCGGATGGCCTTCTTCTCGAGCACGTCGGCCCGATTCGGCAACGCCGGCCAAACCGACTACTGCGCGGGGAACGAGTTCCTCAACAAGCTCGCCTGCCGCCTCGACGCCGAGTGGCCCGGCCGCATCGTGGCCACGGGCTGGGGGCCTTGGGACTACGGCATGCTGTCGGGCGAGCTGCGCAAGGCGTACATCGATCGTGGCATCGGCCTGCTGCCGCCGGAGCTCGGCATCCGCATGTTCGCCGAGGAGATGGCCGCCCCCGACGACGGGCCGAGCGAGGTGATTCTGTCGCTCACCCTCGACCGGATCGGCGAGGTGTCGCGCGGCATCAAGACCCCGGCCGGCGGCCGCCCTAGCGGCCTGTAGCGTTTACCCTTCGACGACCGTGACTCCGACGACCGTGGGTCGTCGGCTGCTTGCCCCCTCCTGAATCCCGCCCCGCCCACCAGAATCCTCCCTGCTGCCATGTTGCGTGAAGAAGATATTGCGATCGTCGGGATGAGCTGCATCTATCCCCAGGCCGACTCGGCCGCGCGCTTCTGGTCGAACGTTTGCGAAGGGGTCGACGCCATCGGCGACGTGCCCGAAGACCGCTGGCCCGCCATGCAGTGGATCCTCGGCGAGTGCAGCGAATCGCACTGCTTGCCCGAGAAGCCGCGGGGCGCGTTCTTGCCGGCCGACCTGTCGATCGACCCGATGAAGTACGGCGTGCTCCCCAACGCGGTCAACGAGGGCGACCCCGACCAGTTCGTCATGATCAAGGTCGTGGCCGACGCCCTGGAAGACGCCGGCATGGGCGACTCGCACCCCGCGCGTCCCAAGACCGACCTGGTGGTGGGCCACGGCGGTTACCAGAGCGGCAAGTCGCTCGAGACGATCTACCGCTCGCAAGGCTTCGACGAGGTGCTGCGGCTCATCGAGACCGGGTTCCCGGAGATGATGGCGGGCGGCAAACGCAAGGAGGTGCGCGACTACCTCTACTCGTGCCTGCCCCCCAACGAGGTCGAGGCGCTCACCACCGCGATGCCGAACATCATCGCCTGCCGCGCCGCCAACCGGTTGAACCTCGGCGGCGCCGCTTACCTGGTCGACGGCGCCTGCTCGTCCTCGCTGCTGGCGGTGGAGCAGGCCGTGGGACGGCTGCGCAGCGGCCAGGCCGACGCGG encodes the following:
- a CDS encoding SDR family NAD(P)-dependent oxidoreductase, with amino-acid sequence MGRRKKKAIEFPAERLVLILGDAEGVTGPLADGLSACGYRTCVLVPGEQNRWLGDARAEFALGDESVLEELRPMLCGRENDAVGGVISLLGLTDLGRHAELPTADQVRRLSDGVFLLFKALHEDLVGVCEEGTPRLINVTAMGGRFGLEGSAAEFNGAGMPIAASPLVGFFKGYRGELPDCALTCFDTSAELSHEELVDTLVDEFESDSGGVEIGLAPGRRWRVVTEERPVDTALAGPVAERGDVWLITGGADGVTALVARPLAELGCKLVICGRSPLVDESPDTAALDPGALRGHLITAARDAGEKPVPAEIEKRVQRLLKNRRIAENLALFRSLGGEAEYVSCDVRDDAAFGAAIDGIYERYGRLDGVAHGAGVIYDRLVEGKTPEMFRAVTETKIASALTLARKVRPAGLKRMAFFSSTSARFGNAGQTDYCAGNEFLNKLACRLDAEWPGRIVATGWGPWDYGMLSGELRKAYIDRGIGLLPPELGIRMFAEEMAAPDDGPSEVILSLTLDRIGEVSRGIKTPAGGRPSGL